One window of Nicotiana tomentosiformis chromosome 11, ASM39032v3, whole genome shotgun sequence genomic DNA carries:
- the LOC138901996 gene encoding uncharacterized protein has protein sequence MRTSVGATPYLLVYRIEAVIPAEVEIPSLRIIVEAEIEDDEWIKARLEKLTMIDEKRMATVCHGQLYQQRMARAYNKKVRPRKFEVGQLVLRRILPHHEEAKGKFAPNWKDPYGIRKRLPKGALYLGNIEGNDPEIAVNADAVKRYYV, from the coding sequence ATGCGCACATCAGTTGGGGCTACGCCTTACTTATTGGTTTATAGAATTGAAGCCGTAATACctgcagaagttgaaattccctctcttcgaatcattgttgaagccgagatcgaggatgatgaatggaTCAAGGCTCGATTGGAAAAAttaactatgattgatgaaaagcgaatGGCCAcagtttgccacgggcagttgtaccaacaaagaatggcccgtgcctacaacaagaaagtgcgaccCAGGAAATTCGAAGTagggcaactcgttctgagacgtattctcccgcatcatgaggaagcaaaaggaaaatttgctccaaattggaaagatCCGTACGGTATAAGAAAACGGTTGCCGAAAGGAGCGTTGTACTTGGGAAACATTGAaggaaatgaccccgaaatagctgtcaatgcagatgcggtcaagaggtattatgtttga
- the LOC138901997 gene encoding uncharacterized protein, producing MAFESHLPIIEPEDSPVSAIPQSESAATEENRRLRVRMLEMWDAWSNGKEPPSIIPGFPELLPRTSGISNIPIHVTNPFIPFGYPTISANFTGMPSEVRPQAPFSGVPSTLFTAPPVSTTAQPTVPRPCFEPSAFTFQVPQFQLDNAHVTPNSYPQHPQFESPMEQERAMRNPKQEEMVRKMKSLEKGLKNMQGLSGQKSVSYSDLCMFPHVHLPVGFNTPKFEKYDGHGDPIAHLKRYCNQLRGAGGKEELLMAYFGESLTGIASEWYINQDISYWHIWDDSARDFIRQFQYNIDIAPDRNSLTNFKKKITESFCEYAIKWHEQASRVKPPMDEA from the coding sequence ATGGCCTTTGAAAGTCATCTACCAATTATTGAGCCTGAGGATAGTCCTGTATCGGCTATTCCACAGTCAGAGTCCGCAGCCACTGAGGAAAATAGGAGGCTGCGCGTCCGCATGTTAGAAATGTGGGACGCTTGGTCTAATGGCAAAGaaccacccagtataatcccCGGATTTCCTGAACTGCTTCCCAGGACGAGTGGAATCTCTAATATACCCATCCACGTAACAAACCCATTCATCCCGTTTGGGTACCCCACTATATCGGCCAATTTCACTGGTATGCCTTCTGAGGTTCGCCCTCAGGCACCGTTTTCAGGGGTACCTTCTACATTATTCACCGCACCACCAGTCTCTACTACGGCACAACCAACAGTTCCCAGGCCATGCTTCGAGCCTTCAGCTTTCACTTTTCAAGTCCCGCAATTTCAGCTAGACAATGCTCATGTTACCCCAAACTCTTACCCTCAACACCCTCAGTTTGAGTCTCCTATGGAACAGGAAAGAGCTATGAGAAACCCCAAGCAAGAAGAGATGGTTCGGAAGATGAAAAGCCTTGAAAAAGgtctgaagaacatgcaaggcttGAGTGGCCAAAAGAGTGTCTCCTACTCCGATCTGTGTATGTTTCCTCATGTTCATTTGCCCGTTGGTTTTAACACGCCAAAATTCGAAAAATACGACGGGCACGGAGACCCGATCGCTCATTTGAAAAGATATTGCAATCAGTTGAGAGgggcaggtggaaaagaagaacttTTGATGGCCTATTTCGGGGAGAGCTTGACGGGAATTGCATCAGAATGGTACATAAATCAGGACATCTCCTATTGGCATATATGGGATGACTCGGCCCGAGATTTCATCAGGCAATTTCAATACAATATTGATATAGCTCCAGATAGGAATTCTCTGACCAATTTCAAGAAGAAAATCACGGAAAGCTTCTGTGAATATGCTATCAAGTGGCATGAGCAAGCATCCAGAGTGAAACCGCCTATGGATGAGGCATAG